The Candidatus Methylacidiphilales bacterium genome window below encodes:
- a CDS encoding DnaJ C-terminal domain-containing protein, whose product MPVEFKDYYNILGVKRDASDVEIKKSFRRLARKYHPDVAKDKTTAEEKFKEINEANEVLGDPEKRQKYDDLGANWNHPERQTAPHGRGSGSAYGKGSEFHFEGTGFSDFFEQFFGSHNNPFTHSGGPARNGSRDAKFARRGQDVEGDILVTLDEVLHGSTRTIRLQRTDPRTGQSAMQDLLVKIPSGVREAQLIRLMGKGEEGRGGGDSGNLYLRVKFAKHPEFREKGANLYYDLELAPWEAVLGGAVQIPTLDGTVSIKIPPGTASGRKFRLRGKGLPVGNGSQGDLYAIVSIQVPSDLTVEQKILWEQLAAKSTFNLRNNS is encoded by the coding sequence ATGCCGGTTGAATTCAAGGATTATTACAACATCCTCGGCGTGAAGCGGGATGCAAGTGACGTAGAAATCAAAAAGTCCTTCCGCAGGCTTGCCCGTAAATATCACCCTGACGTCGCCAAGGACAAAACAACGGCCGAGGAAAAGTTCAAGGAAATCAACGAAGCAAACGAAGTCCTCGGCGATCCGGAAAAACGGCAAAAGTATGATGATCTTGGGGCAAACTGGAACCACCCGGAACGCCAAACGGCGCCGCACGGGCGCGGATCTGGCAGTGCTTACGGAAAGGGTTCTGAATTCCACTTTGAGGGCACGGGCTTCAGTGATTTTTTTGAGCAGTTCTTTGGCAGTCACAATAACCCATTTACACATTCTGGCGGCCCGGCGCGTAATGGCTCCAGGGATGCAAAATTTGCCCGACGCGGCCAGGACGTCGAGGGTGACATCCTTGTAACGCTTGACGAAGTCCTGCACGGTTCGACGCGTACAATCCGGCTGCAACGCACCGATCCGCGAACCGGCCAGTCGGCAATGCAGGATTTACTGGTGAAAATTCCTTCAGGAGTACGTGAAGCGCAACTGATCCGTCTCATGGGCAAAGGAGAAGAAGGGCGGGGTGGCGGTGATTCGGGCAACCTTTACTTGCGGGTGAAGTTTGCCAAACACCCTGAGTTTCGTGAGAAGGGCGCCAACTTGTATTACGATTTGGAACTGGCCCCATGGGAAGCTGTCCTGGGTGGCGCCGTTCAGATCCCAACTCTTGACGGAACTGTGTCCATCAAAATCCCGCCTGGCACGGCATCCGGACGGAAATTTCGTTTGCGCGGGAAGGGATTGCCGGTGGGCAACGGATCACAGGGCGATCTGTATGCCATTGTGTCCATCCAAGTCCCGTCAGATCTGACGGTGGAACAAAAAATCCTGTGGGAACAGTTGGCGGCAAAATCAACGTTTAACCTCAGGAACAACTCATGA
- a CDS encoding LacI family DNA-binding transcriptional regulator produces the protein MATLKDIATSLNLSVMAVSKALRDAPDIGQKTKERVRQEARRLGYIPNHLARSLRGGLSQVLGVILPALNDPYAANILRGLEEEASARSYNLMVASSQNNAALELSTLFRMFERQVEAVFVYPLVRIQQRSVLLDAAAQHGVPLVFLHHYPVSTPQYPKAGWVTVDAQKGSELATQYLIERGHRRILYLSGPPASSSAAEHMRGFRRALDHAGIPYEEERVFLAGMDIEQGRQAMARALAEEVSFSAVVCASDPVAIGASDMLKKQGCRVPEDVSVVGFGDGLLAANYSTPLTTVRHPQVDLGKAAFNLWFHWMETKGTLGGRVLPVELIERASTKTLVAPEFAARV, from the coding sequence CCTGTCCGTGATGGCGGTTTCCAAAGCCTTGCGTGATGCGCCTGACATCGGGCAGAAAACCAAGGAGCGTGTGCGGCAGGAGGCCAGACGCCTCGGTTACATTCCCAACCATCTGGCGCGCAGCCTCCGGGGTGGGTTGAGCCAGGTACTCGGTGTGATTCTGCCGGCGCTCAATGACCCGTACGCCGCCAATATTCTTCGCGGCCTGGAAGAAGAGGCGTCCGCGCGTTCTTACAATTTGATGGTTGCATCCTCGCAAAATAATGCCGCTCTCGAGCTCTCGACATTATTCCGCATGTTCGAACGCCAGGTGGAGGCGGTCTTTGTTTATCCGCTGGTTCGCATCCAGCAACGTTCCGTTTTATTGGATGCAGCGGCCCAACACGGAGTTCCGCTGGTTTTTCTGCATCATTATCCGGTGAGTACACCCCAATATCCGAAAGCCGGCTGGGTCACCGTGGATGCCCAAAAGGGAAGCGAATTGGCGACGCAGTATCTGATCGAGCGGGGGCATCGCAGGATTCTATACCTGTCCGGACCTCCGGCGTCGAGTTCCGCTGCGGAGCACATGCGGGGTTTTCGCCGGGCTCTGGATCATGCCGGTATTCCCTATGAGGAAGAACGGGTCTTTCTGGCTGGGATGGACATCGAGCAGGGACGGCAGGCCATGGCGCGCGCGCTTGCGGAGGAGGTTTCCTTCAGCGCGGTTGTCTGCGCCAGCGATCCCGTGGCGATAGGCGCGAGTGATATGTTGAAAAAACAGGGGTGCCGCGTTCCGGAGGATGTTTCAGTCGTTGGATTCGGGGACGGCCTGCTCGCGGCGAATTATTCGACACCGCTGACGACCGTCCGCCATCCACAGGTGGATTTGGGCAAGGCGGCCTTCAATTTGTGGTTCCATTGGATGGAAACAAAGGGGACTCTGGGCGGCAGGGTTCTGCCTGTGGAATTGATCGAGCGCGCAAGCACCAAAACCCTGGTCGCGCCAGAATTCGCAGCGCGTGTGTGA
- a CDS encoding MerR family transcriptional regulator has product MSRQYDPDIPSPQALDLLQPKPNVFYSLDAAAHLAGVPRHSILVYCRAGLVRPVFQPPYGVMEFTEEAIYTMRKIEHLQTVHGLDLRWIKTMLDLLNEVERLRAEVRFLRNQ; this is encoded by the coding sequence ATGAGCAGACAATATGATCCTGACATCCCCTCGCCCCAAGCGCTGGATTTGCTTCAACCGAAACCAAATGTGTTCTATAGTCTTGATGCGGCCGCCCATCTTGCAGGTGTCCCCCGCCATTCCATTCTGGTCTATTGCCGGGCCGGTCTTGTGCGGCCCGTCTTCCAGCCACCGTATGGGGTGATGGAATTTACGGAGGAGGCGATTTACACCATGCGAAAAATCGAGCACTTGCAAACTGTGCACGGCCTCGATTTGCGCTGGATCAAAACCATGCTCGATCTGCTCAATGAGGTTGAGCGACTGCGAGCCGAGGTTCGTTTTTTGCGTAACCAGTAG
- a CDS encoding lipid-binding SYLF domain-containing protein — MKKIITKFLALGSFALLFAPTVQLRAADMQERIQTAIQILDKKQGSANPIPAELLNHAKGVAIFSVTKGGLGIGGLGGEGIVVLRLKDMISHSWTAPCAFNLAGGSIGAQIGFTESRYIVILNTDDAVRHFTSSEKMTWDGTATGTAGNDTLTEKATTTELQHREIVVYKDSGGIFGGATLGGTSIERKDEINQRAYGEDVLTRNILNGNVHAPKSAGRMFMLLDGKLN, encoded by the coding sequence ATGAAAAAAATCATTACAAAATTCCTGGCTTTGGGATCCTTTGCGCTCCTATTCGCCCCAACGGTTCAACTCCGCGCTGCAGACATGCAGGAACGGATACAAACCGCAATACAGATACTCGACAAGAAACAAGGCTCCGCGAATCCGATTCCGGCTGAGCTGCTTAATCACGCAAAAGGTGTCGCCATTTTCAGCGTAACCAAGGGCGGGTTGGGCATTGGCGGTCTTGGTGGTGAAGGAATCGTGGTATTGCGCCTCAAGGACATGATTTCACATTCCTGGACGGCGCCTTGCGCCTTCAATCTTGCCGGCGGCTCCATTGGAGCGCAAATCGGGTTTACCGAATCCCGTTACATCGTCATTCTGAATACCGATGATGCTGTCAGGCATTTTACCAGTTCGGAAAAAATGACCTGGGATGGCACCGCGACGGGAACAGCCGGCAATGACACGCTGACGGAAAAAGCAACAACGACCGAGCTCCAACACAGGGAGATCGTTGTTTACAAGGACTCAGGCGGCATTTTTGGCGGCGCAACCCTGGGCGGCACCTCCATTGAGCGCAAGGACGAGATCAACCAACGCGCGTACGGAGAAGATGTTCTCACGAGAAACATTTTGAATGGCAATGTCCATGCGCCCAAATCCGCCGGGCGCATGTTCATGCTTTTGGATGGCAAACTGAACTGA